In Miscanthus floridulus cultivar M001 chromosome 8, ASM1932011v1, whole genome shotgun sequence, the sequence CAAAGGTGAtgaggtgcggttccgcaggctggatgacatcgtcggcggcacaggaccctcaggactggctggtcggctgctcaatgacgcagAGTTGCTGcttgtcagtgcagaggaaccacccacgttcgcgctagccGAGCGGGACGGAAACTGGCGACGGGTGATGCTGGatgagatgaaggcgatcgaggaaaacgagacatggcagctcgtcgatccacctccaggatgccgtccgatcagcctgaagtgggtgtacaaggtcaagcgggacgagctcggcgctattgtcaagcacaaggcgtgcctcgtcgcccaaggctttgttcagcgcgagggcatagacttcaaggaagtctttgcgccagtagcgcgcatggagtccgtTCGTTTGCTAATAGCCTTGGcaacagcaaaggactggcgcgtccatcacttggacgttaaatcggccttcctcaacggcgagctggcggagacgatctttgtcaggcaacctccaggtttcgccatcaagggagaggagcacatggtgctccgactgcgcaaggcgctctacgggctgcggcaggccccacgagcatgaaacgccaagcttgacgccgcgctaggcgagcttgggtttcagcggtgcgcaaccgagcgcgcgctctacacacggcgacgagggaaggaggagctcgtcgtcggcgtgtatgtggatgacttgatcgtcaccgacgcgcgcacggaggacatcaacggcttcaagcgcgagatggcggctcgttttcgaatgagcgatctcggcgcactctcttactacctcggcatcgaggtgagacaggggaaggaggaactcacgctcggtcagagcgcgtatgcctccaagctattggagaggagcggcatagctgagtgcaagccatgcgtgactccgatggaggagcggctgaagctgacgaaggccaacatcgcggcgaaggtggatgcaacactctatcggagcatcgtcggcggtctgcgctacctagtccacacgaggccggacattgagttcaccgtgggctacgtcagtcgcttcatggaggatcccagagaggatcactgggctgcggtgaagcggctactacgctacgtCAAGGGAACGGTGGATCAAGGCATCATTTTTCCCAAAACCGGCGGGAGTAGGAtatagctcactgtgttcagcgatgcagacatggcgggggacatcgacggacgacggagcacctctggcgtgctcgtcttcctcgggtcggccccaatttcatggctgtcgctgaaacagaaggtggtggcgctatctacgtgcgaggcagagtacgtagcggcggccacagtggcgtgccaacttgtgtggctacgccggctgctgggcgagctgaccggcgtggaaggtcatccaccagcactgatggtggacaaccaaccCGCCATcgtcctcgcgaagaatccggttctgcacgaccggagtaaacacatggacgtgaagttccacttccttagggactgtgtcgatggaggacagatcgtcatcgagttcgtcgaaactggtcggcaactcgcggacgtcctcaccaagccgctcggacgtcttcgactcatggagctaaaaaagatgatcggcatggagggggtacaagggttagcagtaggattaggggaagattgttagataatctactgctaccttgtgtgaacacggCAAGGGAAGGCGacgccgaaaaggccccctgttgtgatactatagccgctgcaggtgcagacgccgcacggctcacctgcaacactgtagccacatgcagaggccgacgcagagtcagccctgtatgttatctagttactgttacagcatataCGCTgcactaggactagatggatagagttgtataaatagactaccacgacaactcagcaaagagagttcagatttaccatctcccatacagggcttcagccaatgctggtgtcttgtactgtgtgtatgctctgttctcccttctttttctggctctagccatagtgtgtggggacggacaacgcttgttcgtggtcggcacggctagtgggtgctcggcaacactagcgggtgctcgacaagactggtgagtggttcactcacttgagccggtgatcctgtgggctaacaaatTCAAGTATTCCTATGCATGGATAAACCTTCTGTCATCAATTAAGAATAGGACAAAGACACAGGGAGGCTAGCtacaaatcacaatatatcacTATGAATAAACTGGAACCAGGGTTTGAAATTCAATAGCCACATTATCATGCACAAACTTAAAATATGGCCCAAGTTTTCCTTATGAATAAGGAGATAGCAAATGAACATGTGAGAAAATCAGGTCTCACTTCTCGAGTACATCTAACTTGGCATAGATCACAAACGTTCTCTTTCCATCAACCAGAGAATATATGACTGTACAAGCAGGAATCATGACTTGATTCCAAACGTACAGTACCGAACATTTCTAACCATTTCAGTGCAATACaagagaaaaaaaacaaagagAGGTTACATACAAGCTTTCAAAGTTTCAATAATCAAACAAAACAGAACACTCTACAAATTGCTTTTGAAAAACTGATAGTTGTTCAAGACAACTAGACATACCAAGACATACTGGGCACGTAGGTTGCTCAGCCAAGTTTGTAACTGAGGTATGTGCATGCTCAATCAATTGGGTGTAGTGCACATCTTCCACAAAACGGACATGGCAAACATCCCCCTGCACCACATAAACCTCCAATCAATAATCATTGTAAAATTTAATCACATCATCAGGGGAAAACACAATACTAAATCCAGCAGAGTAAAAAGAAATCAACACCTCCAGCGAAGAGAACTGCTTCCCATTGAAGTGCTTATAGAAGCTGTCTGTGGAGCTCTGAGTGTCGAAATTTATAAGAACACTGTACTGGTCCTCTGCTCCATCAGTTCTGCAACACAACCACCAATTTAATACTAAAATCCACATACATGGAGATCACACCAACACATCAAGAATTTGCCAATTTGGATGTTCCCGTATTATAAACAACAGAGCACAGCATAAAGGAAACTAAACCAGCAAATTAACTCGGACCCAACTATTGAAACTACTCAGATTGTATCAATTGGTCTCTAGGGAAGCACGCAACCATATGATATAAAGGGTAAGCAAAGCATAACAGGAGTGATCAGGCAGTGTGAGTAACCTGACTATGCGCATCTCGAGCGTGTGGGGGACGAAGGCACCGCAGAAACGGCAGAAGTCGGCGTAGGTCATGTGGTTGGGCACGGCGAGCACACACACCCGCGGCTTCCTCCCCACCTACAAACACACACGGGCGAGCCAACCGTGGAGGTCAGGTTCATGTCACTAGACCCTATCCACGGAAATCCCAATCAGGCGTGGCTTACCGAGAGATGAGACCAGGAGGAGGCGGCGGGCGGGTCGGGGTGGAGGACGACGACGCCGCGGGTCTCCTCGATGCGAGGGTTTCCCGAGGAGAAGTGGACTGACTCCAGCGCGCGGTCGGAGGAGGAGGGCGCGGCGGGAGGGGGCTGAGGGGCAGCGGGCTTGCCAccggtcgccatggccggaggAAAGGCGACGGCGAGGAAATCAGCAGCTAGGTCCCCTGGAGGCTGGAGAGAACCAAGGGAGGGGTCTTTCTGTAAAACTGTTCCTTGGTTACGCGCCGTGCGCATTTTCGGTCCCACCTGTTCGACCGACaggtggccccacctgtcagtaaccaAGAGGCCGACACCACACGAACCCACTTCCCAACTGTCCGCGACGGGAGGAGAAACAGAGCCGCCTTCATGGCCTCCGCACCTGCCCGATGGCGCCGGCGCTCATGGAGTCTCCTTCTCCGCAAGCTCAGACGGCGAAATCCCTACGCCCATCAGTTGTACGCGGCGATCGTGGTGAAAACTGGAAACGTTGGTGAAGGTAAGCGTTGCTGTGGAGATTTTTTTTGCTGGCTGCTAACTGTTCGACGAAATGCCGCCGCACGGGGGTAGTAGGATTACCGGATTGGGAGTCATggatgtgcaacatttggtttcGGGATTTAACTAGGGTTGTGGATGTGTAACATTTGGCCCACTTGTCATGTTGTGTCGTAGACTCGTCGTCCTTAAAACATGCATAGGCGTTGAGATGATGAGTTCAGTTCGGAGTAGTTAGTCTTTATCTTGCTCTGGAGAAGGCAATGAGGCCGATCTCTACAGGACAGTGTGTTGTTCACATCTCCTGCTTTCTATGGGCAACTGACATGGACAGGTCCATTGGGCTTGGACTTCCAGGCTGATGTCTATATCTCGTTTCTTATGCGCAGACTTTGGTTACATCTTCCATGTACCTGTGACTTTTTGCGTGTTCGAGATAAGAAATTCAAGTGTTCAAAATTGAGTAAGTTTTCACCTATAAAAGCCTTTCTATTAAAGCATTTTAATCCTGACTCCTGGGACACGAAATGATCAATATCTTCACAcgcctttttgttttgttttgttttgttataGAAGACGTACTGGGCTAATCTACCTTTGTGTAAAGCTCTAATCTCTTTGAAGTTATAATATTTGAATGTCATATGCACAGATATTGTCCATTTTCCTTGAACCAGTACTTACTAGTACCATGCCCACTAAGTCCTGCTTACTGCAACTATGCTTTTTATGTCGCATAGATATCTGTTCCGATAAAGAAATTGTTGGTGGGAAATGGTTGATGTATCCCATGTAAAGAAACTTCGTCAAAGAGTGTAATCTTCATACTTGTAAGGGATCAGATGACAGATGAAATGTTAGATCTCGATCTTGCAATTCCTTAGTGGAAATGCGTAAGCTTATTACCTCACCTGGTGTATTTTCAATCAGCGTATCTGGAGATCTTCTGAGCCATCATCTGTCATATGGTTATTAGTTGACTCAGCATCCCTAGAACAGAAAGTGGTAAAATTTCTTAATTTGGTTGACTATCTGAGTTCATTTACAGGCTTTTGTGAAATAAATGCATTTCGTTGACTTCACCTGATGCGAGTTGATGAGATCTTCAGTTCTCAATCTTTTCCAATGATAATGGAGAAGTTTAAGTTTCTGGTAGTTTAAGATTCTCACCGGTTTGGGGATACGCTAGTCTGAAAAACAACACTATAGCAATTTTTCCCCCTCAAACATGTAAACACTATGGTAATATAAAGAAAATATTGCCTTCTTTAAATATCAGATATGGGTATGGCTGGTGAAGTATCGGTGATACATAGTTCACTACTCTTTTGCAGAGATGCTCCAGCTAGATGATATTACTGCATAATATTATTTTCTGCTGAAGTAAATAATGTATGCTTTTGGGAATGGGAACTTGTAGCTAGTTGTAGGGACTCAAGGAAGAGGACTCCGTACAATTTTCTTGGAATAATGTAGTCAAAGGGTGGCCTGAAATTAGTTCTGAGACATtgaatattcaaaactttttatgcTTTCAGTTCAAACATACATATAATGATCGGGGGGTGTATCATGTGGGAAGTCATCCTAAATTATGAGACTATAAACTTACGATCTGAATCATCTGATTAGACTTTCGATAGCTTACTTGGAAATTGGTCTGCAAGAGGaattaacttttttttttcatcttACACTGAGTCCTTCGTGCTCACCACCTCTATCAGAAACCTTGATGCTGAATTTTCCAAGACCCAGCCAGGCAGATTAAATTGTAAATCTTATTCTGTTGCAAGGTTTCATCTGTCGTGTTCCTTAGAAAAAAATAACCATGAAATGAAGCTTATTTGGTTGAGTACCGTGACTACATGATCAGTTAGAATTGTTACACTATTTAGTATTTATGAGTCCTATTACTGTCAGAGCAAAATAGTGGTGGTTGAAAGGCAAACAGTTTTAGTTGCATGTTCCATCCTTCAAGGCTTTAGCCTTAAAACATGGCAGTTCTTCTCCATCCAAGTTCTCAGCAGTACAGTTCTTCAAAAATCATAGTTTTCTATTTTTTCCCTGCCGATAGCTGTTCCTTTTCCATCACAGGGTTTTAGTGGATCATGGCTGGTTCTTTGCAGCAAATTTCGAATCTATTGAGATTTGTGCTGCTTTGTTGCTGCCTGCGTTATTAGTATTGCCTTTTTACTATTGGACTATTGTCTTGTTTTGCGTACCTGATTtgtccaaacttgactaacatgTTTAACTTAGTTGTTTGTTACTAACTTGAACTGAGCAAGAGTACACCAATTTGATCTGGTCAGATTGGTTTACTATGCTTAGCTTAACATCCCCGACATGACATGATTAAATGCTGCTTAGTTGTTTTCCCTTCCTAAATGAATACACCAGACACCTATAACCATATTTAGTGATATAGCATCTGAATTTGCTCTTTTGTAGTACACAATATACCTCCAGTTACTGTTTTTTTTATTTACTTTAGACTGTACTGTTTGCATGAATTTGAGATCTGCCATGAAACTAGATGGTGCATGCATCTGGATTACAGCAGCGACAACACATCGGACGCTGCTAAGAAATTACAGTGGTTGAAATGCTTACAGAAAATTCAAGtcagttttctttttttttcagtcAAAGTCAAGGGGGAGAATGGACCTACACCTAGGCCAATCCCTTTTAATTAATCATCATCATGAGAGGATGACAAAGATTTCACTGTTTTAATCAACACTAGATTATCTTAATGTGCTTATAATATTTAGTCGATGACGCGCATGAGTGCACTTCCCGAGCTTTCCAGCTATATGTGTCGAATCATATCACGAGGTGCATGGGAAAAAAATATTAATCTCATGTTCTGATCTCGAGATGATCTGAGTAGGCATCACTGAAGACTTCATTAGTTAAAGCTAGAGTTACTCGGCTTCCGATGGTTGAAGTTCATTTTAACTTTGTGTTGTTAACGCTTCCATGCGAAGCAAAATGCGTAATCAACAAGATCCAACCGTGTTGTCTTGCTGCAATACAATTGCTTGCATGGAAACTGCTGTAATCTCAAGATGTTTGTATCCCATTCCTCTATCAGATTGGTTTTAGGAAGGATAGTGGGCAATGGAAGGTAAACTTCTTCACAAACTTTTTGTTTGGTAGGAAAGAGTTGTTCTCTTTGTCAATTGACCTTACAACCGTATCTTTTATGCTCTATATCTGACACACTTCTTGCCTATGAACATATATAATTAGCCAGGGCTTATATTTGTTACAACAAGAGGCATTTCTAGGATGCCATTTTTAACATCTTTAAGTTGCATTTGTTATGTGCTACTACATTTCATCATGAGCTTTTTTGAGATAATAGAAAATATTATTTTGAAACCAGGAATAGTGGAAATTCTTGCTTCTTCATAGTTGTTTCATGATTTGTTAATTTATTAAACGTGCTATGCTAATTTGACCAGTTCTTTTCTCTTACTTCTTTTTAAGTGTAACAGTTGGTAATGTTCTGAACTTGCTTGCAGGCTTTTTTGCTAGACTTGAGGCTATAGTAAAATGTTTCACATTCACTGATTTTATTTTTGATTATACATGAAAAAATATTAACCATTATATGCTTTTACATTCCATTGAAACGCCAGACCCATCAAAGAACCCCTCTATTTAGTCCAGAAAATTCAGATTGTGACCGGAAAAGGGGAAAATTATAAACTCTTTCCATGTTTAGATACAAAATTACACCCTGGGACTTAGCTATTGAActtgtataaataattaaataCTAATATTTTTATGTTTATTACTGGATGTAGTTTTACGCATGTCAAGTATTAAGAACAATGACATAATGGATATCATGTCTAGATATTAATCTTAGTTAATGACCTACTAAAAACTATGGACAGATTTGGTTTTCTGAGCAAATAACAGCATACTTAAAGAACTTCGGAAAAGGGGATAACATGAACTATGTTAAAGCGTACATATATATAAACTGGTGCACCTACTTGAAGAATTCGAGTATAATTGCCTCTAGTGATGTATTTTAATCACATGGTTGTATTGAGACAAAATTCTATCAGTATTGCACCAGTTTAGTCCAagagataaagaacattaaagaagtaaagaaaagggaaaaataattaattattgaATTTATTTAGCACAAAGGCGATCTATGAGGAACCCCTTTCCTTCTGCTCATATTTGTGGCCATGTCTTCATCAGACACTCTGTTTGCAGACCGTGCACAAATATATGGTCCACTCCGTTTTTTCCGAACAAAATTTGTGCATGGTGCACTCAAATTCTCAGAGTCCGATGATCCCATGGGCTCATCAACATCAACAAGGGTTGAGTGAGTTGTGTCATCATCAGCATCATGAGGAATGAAGAAGTCAGGGCCAAGCTGCAAGGTCTTGCATGGGCGCAAGTATGCTGACAAATTTTTCTTCTGCCGTAGTATATACTCTACCTGAAAATGATGCAGATTATCAAACAATTTTCATAGCTTGTCTTGCTAAGGACCTTTTAGAAATTGACTGACATGGATATTGCATGACAAACAAGTTCAAATACTGCTCTTGCTAAGGACCTTTTAGATCATCCTCTCATTTAGCATGAATTATGCTGTTTTATTTTCTCAACCACCATAATTCAGTTACATAAAGTATTAAAGTCACATAGGATAACCATAGCTTATTAGTTCGAGTCAATCACCTTGCAATCCAGAGAGCAGTGGAAATACGGTTCTTGAAGGCTCCTGTCGCAGGAGGTGCAGATATTCCCTGATCCCTTGAATTGCCTATTCTGTGGTCTCTTCTTCAGGAAAACAACCTTAGAGCTGTTAATGGTATAAGACTGCACCACGTTGATACAGAATTATAAGCCTTCTTGCATCTTGAACCTCAGAAGTCAGAACAATACCAGACCACATGCATGCACTATGCATAATTGATATACCTGAACACTGGAGCAATCAATAAGCTTCTCAAGGTCCTCCAGCCGGACAACGTCATGGTAGACGTAtcgccgcacctgcaggagccgGTGTACACGGTGTGCTGCCACACAGTGTGGGCAGATGCTGGTGCAGCAGTCAAGGCAACAGATGTTCTTCTCGTTCTTCTTGGCGTGCTCATGGAAAGAGCATGCAACGAAGAACTTCTGTGTGTTAAGGGCCTCTAACCATGCTGGCTTCCACATTGCCTGCTGATGTTGCACAATTCCATACGTTTGTTGCATCAATAAATGGCAAATTCATATGAGAATTCAGAGGAAAACATGAAGAAGGTTAGAATACTTACCATGATCATGTATGCAGTTGTAAAGCCCTCTGGTATTGTGTGTGTTCTAGGTTGGATGGGGTGGGGAGTTTtgaagaagggagagagagagagccgcgTATTAGAGCTGTGATGAAGGATGGGAGGTGGGGTGTGTAGTGTGCTATaagaagtattaatgagacaacCAGCAGAGGGGGCTATATATTTGCATCACTCGGGCTTTTGACAATTGACTCCTTAATCTATGGCACTATCGTGGAATGCACCTTGCTTTAAGACAGAGTGATAGGCATGTGTAGTTACTTTATGAATCAAATTTAGGACATGTTCCGTAATTGCTGTTGTAAGTGCTGGGATGCTGTACATCAAAAAAGGGTAGCTGATCTTGTAATAGCTGCTCTGAGATCATACATAATTTTGACACACTTTCCCTTGCCATAGAAATGTCTGTTTTATTTCATTGATGTATCACCCATGTTAATCCTGAAACAGATAATTCCTTTCTTTTGGAGAATTTCACAGTTGACAGGCGGATAATTCCTTTTTTTTGGAGAATTTCACAGTTGACAGGCGCTGCTTCAATTTTCAAAACTGGTTCAAATAAACTGTGTCAGGATTGAGTTGTATTTAGTTTTCCATGACCACAATCATGAATTTCTAATGCCCAATGTGATAACTTGGACAAGTGGTCAATTACTGTATCACTATATAAATTTATATGATATCATAATCTTCAGAATCATGACAAGTTACCATGCAGAGCAGATTATTGTAAGTTAAAATCTTACTCATTCTTGTTAATTCTTGATGTTGAATTTATAAATGCCAATATGATAACATTCCCCCTTCTTCCAACAAACAGAAAAGGAAATATTTCGCAAGTTCAGTTGTGTTGACATTGGAACACACCAAGGCCTGAAGTTTTACCAAATAGATCCTTTGCATCTCTTGGAGATTGGGCTAATGTGACATGTACATAGTTAGCCAACAAAACACACAAAAACAATTCTGGAGAGAAGAAAGGGGAGGTGGGGAGGTGGGGCGAACGTGGATGCTGTTTCTAGTGTTTCCCAACCCTTGTGCCAACTTTTTAACTTATGACTAAAGCTCAAATCTCTAGCCTTGGCACCAGAGCTCACCTCtcttaaacaaaaaaaaatatgcaGTGCCCAAGGAGCCACTTTGATTCCTTGTTTGGAGCCTTATGTGTGGGGGCGAGTACGGCCTTTCTTGGGCAACACATGCATACAATACAAATCGACAGCCTCCACTAACAAATTGCTGCCTTGGGCTTTGCCCCCATCGTGTTTGCTACAGGATAGGTTCTGTTTTACTTGAGTTTTAAACTTCAAATGGTAGACTACAAAATCTGCTTGAGTTGTGTATTCTGTGAATTGTTTTGGGGAATCTGTATTCTTTTCACCCTTCAGCTGTTTTTGTCTCGAATACaaatttgtatggtttgaatgGAATTGCTAGTGAGATTACAGTTACTTTCTGATGATATGGAGTGTGGAGTATGGCCTACTACCATTTATTCCTTCTGTAAAACCTTTTAACATGGATATCATTCTGGCCGTGTTACTACAATgaaacgcagctctcctgcgttttcaaAAAATCATTTTGGCCGTGTTACTACAATTTGCACCGATGAATAAGTTGTCTCTGTTTGGCCTTTACAGGTATGTGTTCTAGATTCCAGAAGAGTAATACTGATCGAGTCCATCTAACAGTGTTGTGGCTTTAACCTATTTCAGGTGTGGATCTGATAGGATTTGCGATGGCTTATCAGGCTGGATGTGATAAGGTTTGTAAATGAATCTCTTCACCTAGATGCATTGAGTTGTTTTTTTCTGTGCTGTCTCATGGTTACACTCTAGAACCTTTGACATGGCATTGTACCATTCATCAGACTGGGGGTGCGAATTTCTTTTTCTGATGACACACATCAAAAAAGCCTGAACTGTCCTGCAGAGAATAGTCCATTATCCCAGGGAATGGTGAGTTGATGGACAGTTCCTCCTTGAACTGTCTGATTGGTCTCCAACTCTGGAAGTCAAAACAGGCATGAACCAATAACATGATTATAACAAAAGCAATTGCTCAATTTCGTATCTGCAGTGTTTTGAATTAATAATATCTTGACCATGATTGCATTTATTCTTTCCACTTGTACCTGGTGTTAGATAGGAAAAGAACTGTTTTTTTAGTTCCTATAGTTTGATCAAATTATTATGAATTTCCGGAAAAGACATTTCATCATCATTTTTATATGTAATGATGATGATGCTGAATGTCCATAGTAGAGGAGAGTAGCTGTGATCGGTGTAGGGTATTTTTGGCATGCATGGGCGCGGATAAACAGAATCCTACAGCAATAAGCTTATCACTCTATTTCCCATTCTTCAGATAGTCAGGTCAGGTTTATTCATTTGTATTCcctgaacaaaaaaaaaagtgatcTGTTATGCTGCGTTTACTCAAAACTTTCTAGTGTGTTTGGAGTCTAGAATTACTCTAGGGATTTTCAGAATTTGCCTTGGTTTTATCTAATCCTAGGAATTTGGAATGGCATCCTTGTATTATCCAAACAAGCATAATATTACCGGCAGGGCCTCTTGTTGAAATATTAGTGCTCTACGAACCTGAAACTCACATGTGAAGTGGAAAGCTTAGTTCTCCAGTAGAGCATATCCTTAAAGAACATTGCTAGCTACAAGTACTCCAAGCATTTCCTAAGCATAAATACAAAACTCCAAGGCTAATAAGCCACTGAGCTCCTCCATAGCAGTCACCCATAGGATTTGACCCTAAGGCGGCGTACGTCCTCAACTTGCCTTGGTGAATTAGGGCTAGGACtagtaatatttttttatttttgggcTAGCAGGACACTACTAATAATCTACCTAAGCGAGATGTAGTAATGCTAAATGTTGTTTTGAATACCCAAATGGTGGTATTCAAAGCATTTCCTAGCTAGGCTTAAATACAAAACTCCGAGGCCAATAAGCCCTTGGGCTCCTTGCATATACATTAGCATTTCCCCATAGAATTTGACCCAAATAGAAATAGGGCGTACGGCCTTAGCTTTGTCTTGGGGAATTAGAGCTAAAACCTAGTGGTAAGATGTGTGTTTCTTTAGACTATTAGGACACTAATCTATCTAGCCAAGAGTGATGTCGAAGCAATGGATGTTGTCTCTTGCCTGTATGTAGGTGCCCTATAATCATGAATCTAGCTTGATCACACAGCACCCACGTAGACCTAAATATCATATCGTTCATGCTCTAACAAAAGGAGCTTTGCTACTGATGAAGCATCAGAATAATCTGTATGTGTCATGGTCATTGTTGGTTCTAACACCGCTTTGTCGGTCTCATGGGCTTAATCTCTGGTCAAATCGCCCTCCACGCGATTAACAAAAAGGCGTGCAAACGTACGGACACCTGCCTGGCCGGTCTCACTCACTCTCGTCGCACGGGGGCTTTTCAGCATGACGTGTGGGGCCCCATGGCCCGGGACCCAGGGCGCCGACGGCGAGGCTAGCGTGTGGGTGGGTAAAGAACAGTGACGTGGATTTggaaaggaaaggaaaacacGAGTACAAGCTGCCTACGTGTGCACCGCCCGCACGTGTG encodes:
- the LOC136475909 gene encoding protein RGF1 INDUCIBLE TRANSCRIPTION FACTOR 1-like isoform X1; this translates as MQQTYGIVQHQQAMWKPAWLEALNTQKFFVACSFHEHAKKNEKNICCLDCCTSICPHCVAAHRVHRLLQVRRYVYHDVVRLEDLEKLIDCSSVQSYTINSSKVVFLKKRPQNRQFKGSGNICTSCDRSLQEPYFHCSLDCKVEYILRQKKNLSAYLRPCKTLQLGPDFFIPHDADDDTTHSTLVDVDEPMGSSDSENLSAPCTNFVRKKRSGPYICARSANRVSDEDMATNMSRRKGVPHRSPLC
- the LOC136475909 gene encoding protein RGF1 INDUCIBLE TRANSCRIPTION FACTOR 1-like isoform X2 encodes the protein MIMAMWKPAWLEALNTQKFFVACSFHEHAKKNEKNICCLDCCTSICPHCVAAHRVHRLLQVRRYVYHDVVRLEDLEKLIDCSSVQSYTINSSKVVFLKKRPQNRQFKGSGNICTSCDRSLQEPYFHCSLDCKVEYILRQKKNLSAYLRPCKTLQLGPDFFIPHDADDDTTHSTLVDVDEPMGSSDSENLSAPCTNFVRKKRSGPYICARSANRVSDEDMATNMSRRKGVPHRSPLC